In one Methylobacterium sp. SyP6R genomic region, the following are encoded:
- a CDS encoding aminotransferase family protein, protein MNDMSRTNDLRHVIEADRAHVWHHLSQHKLYETVDPRVMVEGRGMRVWDATGREYLDAVSGGVWTVNVGYGRTSIADAVRDQLVKLNYFAGSAGSVPAALFSERLIEKMPGMSRVYYSNSGSEANEKVFKMVRQISHRHHGGRKSKILFRERDYHGTTIGALAAAGQDQRRDQYGPFPDGFVPVPHCLEYRSQWGAVENYGERAADAIEAVILREGPDSVGAICLEPVTAGGGVITPPKGYWEKVQDICRRHEVLIHIDEVVCGMGRTGAWFGYQHYGVKPDFVTMAKGVASGYAAIACTTTTEAVFSLFKDDASDPMSYFRDISTFGGCTAGPAAALENMRIIEDEGLIENTLAMGERLMAGLHGLAERHAVIGDVRGKGLFCGAELVADRTTREPAEEKRVQAVVADCMANGVIIGATNRSLAGLNNTLCLSPALIATPADIDRIVEAIDGALGRVFG, encoded by the coding sequence ATGAACGACATGTCCCGCACCAACGACCTGCGCCACGTCATCGAGGCGGACCGGGCCCATGTCTGGCACCACCTGTCGCAGCACAAGCTCTACGAGACCGTCGACCCTCGGGTGATGGTCGAGGGCAGGGGGATGCGCGTCTGGGACGCGACCGGGCGCGAATATCTCGACGCGGTCTCCGGCGGCGTCTGGACCGTCAATGTCGGCTACGGCCGCACCAGCATCGCTGACGCGGTGCGCGACCAATTGGTCAAGCTCAACTACTTCGCGGGCTCGGCCGGCTCGGTCCCGGCCGCCCTGTTCTCCGAGCGGCTGATCGAAAAAATGCCCGGGATGAGCCGGGTCTATTATTCGAACTCGGGGTCCGAGGCGAACGAGAAGGTGTTCAAGATGGTGCGCCAGATCTCGCACCGGCACCATGGCGGGCGGAAATCCAAGATCCTGTTCCGCGAGCGCGACTATCACGGCACCACGATCGGCGCGCTCGCGGCCGCCGGCCAGGACCAGCGCCGCGACCAGTACGGGCCGTTCCCGGACGGCTTCGTGCCGGTGCCGCATTGCCTCGAATACCGTAGCCAGTGGGGCGCGGTGGAGAATTACGGCGAGAGGGCCGCCGACGCGATCGAGGCGGTGATCCTGCGCGAAGGGCCCGACAGCGTCGGGGCGATCTGCCTCGAACCGGTCACCGCCGGCGGCGGCGTCATCACGCCGCCGAAGGGCTACTGGGAGAAGGTGCAGGACATCTGCCGCCGGCACGAGGTCCTGATCCACATCGACGAGGTGGTCTGCGGCATGGGCCGCACCGGCGCCTGGTTCGGCTACCAGCATTACGGCGTGAAGCCGGATTTCGTCACGATGGCGAAGGGCGTGGCCTCGGGCTACGCGGCGATCGCCTGCACGACGACGACCGAGGCGGTGTTCTCGCTGTTCAAGGACGACGCCTCGGATCCGATGTCGTACTTTCGCGACATCTCGACCTTCGGCGGCTGCACCGCCGGCCCGGCGGCGGCTCTGGAGAACATGCGGATCATCGAGGACGAGGGCCTGATCGAGAACACGCTGGCGATGGGCGAGCGGCTGATGGCCGGCCTGCATGGCCTGGCCGAGCGCCACGCCGTCATCGGCGACGTGCGCGGCAAGGGCCTCTTCTGCGGCGCCGAACTCGTCGCCGACCGCACGACCCGGGAGCCGGCGGAGGAGAAGCGCGTCCAGGCCGTGGTGGCCGATTGCATGGCCAACGGCGTGATCATCGGCGCCACCAACCGCTCGCTCGCCGGGCTCAACAACACGCTCTGCCTCAGTCCGGCCCTGATCGCGACCCCGGCCGACATCGACCGGATCGTCGAGGCGATCGACGGGGCGCTCGGCCGGGTCTTCGGCTGA
- a CDS encoding response regulator transcription factor, whose product MVALKRSHPLSRNRSAIRFRPTRSAAPEDEAAAPTARECELIALIARGLPNKLIAHELGISPNTVRAHIGNIMRKYGLSNRTQIAMLLTPLLPAAVGQALRRR is encoded by the coding sequence ATGGTCGCTCTGAAAAGGTCCCACCCGCTGTCGCGAAACCGGTCTGCGATCCGGTTCCGGCCCACCCGGTCGGCCGCGCCCGAGGACGAGGCCGCGGCGCCGACCGCGCGCGAATGCGAGCTGATCGCGCTCATCGCCCGGGGCCTGCCCAACAAGCTCATCGCCCACGAATTGGGAATCTCGCCCAACACGGTCCGGGCGCATATCGGCAACATCATGCGCAAGTACGGGCTCAGCAACCGGACGCAGATCGCCATGCTGCTGACGCCGCTGCTACCGGCCGCCGTCGGGCAGGCGCTCCGCCGCCGCTAA
- a CDS encoding ABC transporter permease, which produces MLGQALLMALRALRLNLLRSLLTMLGIVIGVASVVTVLAIGSGAQSQVTRQIRAIGANVLMINPGAARQGGLRLKAGTRATLTEGDVDAILEQVPQVRAAAGSIAGSAQAVRENRNWNTTVNGTTTNHFVVRDWTLAAGRTFNATEEATAGKVAVLGSVVARELFDKDDPVGAEIRIMNVPFEVVGVLSPKGPDQDDVAFVPLSTAKLRFLGSAGGTARDAVAYILAKAVSDEAMARAKASIEDLLRQRHRIQDDQEDDFKVQDPSAAAEAQRGATRTVAILLTSIAGVSLLVGGISIMNIMIVSVTERTREIGIRRALGARGRDIRLQFLCESLVLCLAGGLVGVVLGATISLTVARSAGWTTVIDAGAVAVAVGFSAITGLFFGLYPAHRAARLDPVEALKAE; this is translated from the coding sequence ATGCTGGGGCAAGCCCTCCTGATGGCGCTGCGGGCCCTGCGCCTCAACCTCCTGCGCAGCCTGCTCACCATGCTCGGCATCGTGATCGGGGTCGCCTCGGTGGTCACGGTGCTGGCGATCGGCAGCGGGGCGCAGAGCCAGGTCACCCGGCAGATCCGGGCGATCGGAGCCAACGTCCTGATGATCAATCCGGGGGCGGCCCGCCAAGGCGGCCTGCGCCTCAAGGCCGGGACGCGCGCGACCCTCACCGAGGGCGATGTCGACGCCATCCTGGAGCAGGTGCCGCAGGTGCGCGCCGCCGCGGGCTCGATCGCCGGCAGCGCGCAAGCCGTGCGCGAGAACCGGAACTGGAACACCACGGTCAACGGCACCACCACCAACCACTTCGTGGTCCGGGACTGGACGCTGGCGGCCGGCCGAACCTTCAACGCGACCGAGGAGGCGACGGCCGGCAAGGTCGCGGTGCTCGGCAGCGTCGTCGCCCGCGAGCTGTTCGACAAGGACGATCCCGTCGGCGCCGAGATCCGCATCATGAACGTCCCGTTCGAGGTCGTGGGCGTGCTGAGCCCGAAAGGGCCGGACCAGGACGACGTCGCCTTCGTGCCGCTCTCGACCGCCAAGCTCCGGTTCCTCGGCAGCGCCGGCGGCACCGCCCGGGACGCGGTCGCCTACATCCTGGCCAAGGCCGTCTCCGACGAGGCGATGGCGCGGGCCAAGGCGAGCATCGAGGACCTGCTGCGCCAGCGCCACCGGATCCAGGACGACCAGGAGGACGACTTCAAGGTGCAGGACCCCTCCGCCGCCGCCGAGGCGCAGCGCGGCGCCACCCGCACGGTCGCGATCCTGCTCACCTCGATCGCCGGCGTCTCGCTGCTCGTCGGCGGCATCAGCATCATGAACATCATGATCGTCTCGGTGACGGAGCGGACCCGGGAGATCGGCATCCGCCGGGCACTCGGCGCCCGGGGCCGCGACATCCGCCTGCAGTTCCTGTGCGAATCGCTCGTCCTGTGCCTGGCCGGCGGGCTCGTCGGGGTCGTCCTCGGGGCGACGATCTCGCTGACCGTCGCCCGCTCGGCCGGCTGGACGACCGTCATCGACGCGGGCGCGGTCGCGGTCGCGGTCGGCTTCTCGGCGATCACGGGTCTGTTCTTCGGGCTCTATCCGGCCCACCGCGCGGCCAGGCTCGATCCGGTGGAGGCGCTGAAGGCCGAGTGA
- a CDS encoding ABC transporter ATP-binding protein, with protein sequence MTDGIVRLVAVSRTFRMGDVQVPVLHDVTFDVREGESVAVVGPSGSGKSSLMNLIGLLDRPSAGRIFLEGVETGRLSADRCAILRNRRIGFVFQAYNLLARHSALDNVQLPLIYAGVGRAERRRRAERALDSVGLAHRADHLPTRLSGGEQQRVAIARALVTDPGIVLADEPTGALDSRTGSDILGLFQALNAAGRTILIITHDRGVAAGCGRVVRLQDGRVVSEDRAAPGLDGRSADSVMAEASV encoded by the coding sequence ATGACGGACGGCATCGTCAGACTCGTCGCGGTCAGCCGCACCTTCCGGATGGGCGACGTCCAGGTCCCGGTCCTGCACGACGTCACCTTCGACGTGCGCGAGGGCGAGAGCGTCGCGGTCGTCGGCCCGTCCGGCTCCGGCAAGAGCAGCCTGATGAACCTCATCGGCCTGCTTGACCGGCCGAGCGCGGGGCGGATCTTCCTCGAAGGCGTCGAGACCGGGCGGCTCTCGGCCGATCGCTGCGCGATCCTGCGCAACCGCCGCATCGGCTTCGTCTTCCAGGCCTACAACCTGCTTGCCCGCCACTCCGCCCTCGACAACGTCCAGCTGCCGCTGATCTATGCCGGCGTGGGACGGGCGGAGCGGCGGCGCCGGGCCGAGCGGGCGCTCGACTCCGTCGGCCTCGCCCACCGGGCCGACCACCTGCCGACCCGGCTCTCGGGCGGCGAGCAGCAGCGCGTCGCCATCGCCCGCGCCCTCGTGACCGATCCCGGCATCGTGCTGGCCGACGAGCCCACCGGCGCCCTCGACAGCCGCACCGGGAGCGACATCCTCGGGCTGTTCCAGGCCCTGAACGCGGCGGGCCGGACGATCCTGATCATCACCCACGACAGGGGCGTGGCGGCGGGCTGCGGGCGCGTCGTGCGCCTGCAGGACGGGCGCGTCGTCTCCGAGGACCGGGCCGCGCCGGGGCTCGATGGTCGAAGCGCGGATTCGGTGATGGCGGAGGCGTCGGTCTGA
- a CDS encoding efflux RND transporter periplasmic adaptor subunit encodes MGRWIVGTLCASMAAGGLAAAAVVQAHPLGLRPILDGLAARQEQAYAGIARLVSTPAPEPAPFITAAIQRGQLEQIVTATGALQPVDTVEVGSQLAGQIADLFVDFNDRVHKGDPLARIDQRSFISRVEQARASLEMASASVRVQQARLDRARIDLDNAKGNRTVLAARLENAQVMLEAAKRNLDRKTMLRSREVTSVATLEEAQTDLASRRAQLRETISHLELNAFAVDAAAADVRRLEAELIQAKAAVPLQEASLRAAQIELDRTTIRSPIDGVVVGRFVSAGQTLASGLEARTAFNVARNLGEMEIHARVDETDIGRVAPGQRASFTVDAYPGRRFEASVRQVRKAPQTNQGVVTYTVVLTTDNREGLLLPGMTALARLTVHREDDVLKLPLAALRFRPARAVPERGEAGVREQAVWVQDQAGALRPVAVTTGVSSADQVVLRGGALQEGDRVVVGQADASEPARFLGIRLGL; translated from the coding sequence GTGGGACGCTGGATCGTCGGCACCCTGTGCGCATCCATGGCCGCGGGCGGCCTCGCCGCCGCCGCGGTGGTGCAGGCCCATCCCCTGGGCCTGCGCCCGATCCTGGACGGTCTCGCTGCCCGGCAGGAGCAGGCCTATGCGGGGATCGCCCGCCTCGTCTCGACGCCCGCGCCGGAACCGGCCCCGTTCATCACCGCGGCGATCCAGCGCGGGCAGCTCGAGCAGATCGTCACCGCGACGGGCGCCTTGCAGCCGGTCGACACCGTGGAGGTCGGCTCGCAGCTGGCGGGCCAGATCGCCGACCTCTTCGTCGACTTCAACGACCGCGTCCACAAGGGCGACCCGCTGGCACGGATCGACCAGCGCAGCTTCATCTCGCGGGTCGAGCAGGCGCGCGCCTCGCTCGAGATGGCCTCGGCCAGCGTCCGGGTCCAGCAGGCGCGGCTCGACCGCGCCCGCATCGACCTCGACAACGCCAAGGGCAACCGCACGGTGCTGGCCGCCCGCCTGGAGAACGCACAGGTCATGCTGGAGGCGGCCAAGCGCAACCTCGACCGCAAGACCATGCTGCGCTCGCGCGAGGTCACCTCGGTCGCGACCCTCGAGGAGGCGCAGACCGATCTCGCCTCGCGCCGGGCGCAGCTGCGCGAGACCATCTCGCATCTCGAGCTCAACGCCTTCGCGGTCGATGCCGCGGCGGCCGACGTGCGCCGGCTCGAAGCCGAACTGATCCAGGCCAAGGCCGCGGTGCCCCTGCAGGAGGCCAGCCTCAGGGCGGCCCAGATCGAGCTCGACCGCACCACCATCCGCTCGCCCATCGACGGCGTCGTGGTCGGGCGCTTCGTCAGCGCCGGCCAGACCCTCGCCTCGGGGCTGGAGGCCCGCACCGCCTTCAACGTCGCCCGCAACCTCGGCGAGATGGAGATCCATGCCCGCGTCGACGAGACCGATATCGGCCGGGTCGCCCCGGGGCAGCGGGCGAGCTTCACGGTCGACGCCTATCCGGGGCGGCGCTTCGAGGCCTCGGTCCGCCAGGTGCGCAAGGCCCCCCAGACCAACCAGGGCGTGGTGACCTACACGGTGGTGCTGACCACCGACAACCGCGAGGGCCTGCTCCTGCCCGGCATGACGGCGCTGGCGCGCCTGACGGTCCATCGCGAGGACGACGTCCTCAAGCTGCCGCTCGCCGCCCTGCGCTTCCGGCCGGCCCGCGCCGTGCCGGAGCGCGGCGAGGCGGGCGTGCGCGAGCAGGCGGTCTGGGTGCAGGATCAAGCCGGCGCGCTGCGGCCGGTCGCGGTGACGACGGGGGTGTCGAGCGCGGACCAGGTCGTGCTGCGGGGCGGGGCGCTCCAGGAGGGCGACCGCGTCGTCGTCGGGCAGGCCGATGCGAGCGAGCCGGCACGCTTCCTCGGGATCAGGCTCGGGCTATGA
- a CDS encoding response regulator transcription factor, producing MATGLMATGLTATGLTATGQLVHLVDDSAAMRSLAADILNEAGFTVREHPAADSLLVDPALAEAGCVVTDFRMPRIDGLDLLARLRAGGSLVPVILLTGHADVSTAVRAMKLGAFDFIEKPFAPKDLVQAVRCAVRGARGSAPDVRHALASERLSRLTERERQVLARILLGLTHREIGDDLAISHRTVEVFRARIMAKTECASVQDLVRIALEAGFD from the coding sequence ATGGCAACCGGACTCATGGCAACCGGACTCACGGCAACCGGACTCACGGCAACCGGACAGCTCGTGCACCTCGTCGACGACAGCGCCGCGATGCGCTCGCTCGCGGCGGACATCCTCAACGAGGCCGGCTTCACCGTCCGGGAACACCCTGCGGCCGACAGCCTCCTGGTCGATCCCGCGCTGGCGGAAGCGGGCTGCGTCGTCACCGATTTCCGCATGCCGCGCATCGACGGCCTGGACCTGCTGGCCCGGCTGCGGGCGGGTGGGTCGCTGGTGCCGGTGATCCTGCTCACCGGGCATGCCGATGTCTCGACCGCCGTCCGGGCGATGAAGCTCGGGGCCTTCGACTTCATCGAGAAGCCGTTCGCCCCGAAGGACCTGGTCCAGGCGGTCCGGTGCGCCGTGCGGGGAGCCCGCGGCTCGGCGCCCGACGTCAGGCACGCGCTCGCGAGCGAGCGCCTGTCCCGGCTGACCGAGCGCGAGCGGCAGGTCCTCGCCCGCATCCTGCTGGGCCTGACGCACCGGGAGATCGGCGACGACCTCGCGATCAGCCATCGGACGGTCGAGGTGTTCCGGGCGCGGATCATGGCGAAGACGGAATGCGCCAGCGTGCAGGACCTCGTCCGCATCGCCCTGGAGGCGGGGTTCGACTGA